A genome region from Oncorhynchus gorbuscha isolate QuinsamMale2020 ecotype Even-year linkage group LG26, OgorEven_v1.0, whole genome shotgun sequence includes the following:
- the LOC124015235 gene encoding uncharacterized protein LOC124015235, with the protein MQIVDPTRSRMRRRTQACAKVTDSSEPGVSAQLGHLDRMDPERRSHQREYGEPERRSHQREYGEPERRSHQREYGEPERRSHQREYGEPERHSHQREYGEPERRSHQREYGEPERRSHQREYGEPERRSHQREYGEPERRSHQREYGEPERRSHQREYGEPERRSHQREYGEPERRSHQREYGEPERRSHQREYGEPERRSHQREYGEPERRSHQREYGEPERRSHQREYGEPERRSHQREYGEPGRRSHQREYGEPGRRSHQREYGEPGRRSHQREYGEPGRRSHQREYGEPERHSRRREYGEMSSGQWNDSLQRDNGQAMARELYSEYSSMRRTREGLGDYGASSDMSYIMDPSSRDWSEGSLRGSGAPFSADTDGDVDGDPVELSVEDLELIEEKRAVLALQKVKHGAKDMPKTQTAHTTAKGMSKPRKANNRTFNSNVADQSSRICLPLKRRMLDILSKDTPAKLKKQNKMRALDLMIRAPLENEEARPLRLRVLMNQRRYPDNEEVVPNDKWQIQRPVHSLRTQEKDIAATGFQRFLNVLNKGVDLNKLSKIVNNKNGLLIVGEELPQVWPTLPEGHVDSSSRSKSSLVEKTKVRLEDEQRHEQMQTLLEIVGLDLGVEELGQLTDRTNDRLYGKMGDLKRKEFENEKGDREKGKRAFI; encoded by the exons ATGCAAATAGTTGACCCGACAAGATCCAGAATGAGACGGCGAACACAAGCCTGCGCGAAGGTAACAGACTCGAG TGAACCTGGAGTATCAGCCCAGCTCGGGCACCTTGACAGAATGGATCCAGAGAGGCGCAGTCACCAGAGGGAGTATGGAGAACCAGAGAGGCGAAGTCACCAGAGGGAGTATGGAGAACCGGAGAGGCGCAGTCACCAGAGGGAGTATGGAGAACCAGAGAGGCGCAGTCACCAGAGGGAGTATGGAGAACCAGAGAGGCACAGTCACCAGAGGGAGTATGGAGAACCAGAGAGGCGAAGTCACCAGAGGGAGTATGGAGAACCAGAGAGGCGAAGTCACCAGAGGGAGTATGGAGAACCAGAGAGGCGAAGTCACCAGAGGGAGTATGGAGAACCAGAGAGGCGAAGTCACCAGAGGGAGTATGGAGAACCAGAGAGGCGCAGTCACCAGAGGGAGTATGGAGAACCAGAGAGGCGCAGTCACCAGAGGGAGTATGGAGAACCAGAGAG GCGCAGTCACCAGAGGGAGTATGGAGAACCAGAGAGGCGCAGTCACCAGAGGGAGTATGGAGAACCAGAGAGGCGCAGTCACCAGAGGGAGTATGGAGAACCAGAGAGGCGCAGTCACCAGAGGGAGTATGGAGAACCAGAGAGGCGCAGTCACCAGAGGGAGTATGGAGAACCAGAGAGGCGCAGTCACCAGAGGGAGTATGGAGAACCAGGGAGGCGCAGTCACCAGAGGGAGTATGGAGAACCAGGGAGGCGCAGTCACCAGAGGGAGTATGGAGAACCAGGGAGGCGCAGTCACCAGAGGGAGTATGGAGAACCAGGGAGGCGCAGTCACCAGAGGGAGTATGGAGAACCAGAGAGGCACAGTCGGCGGAGGGAGTACGGAGAAATGAGCTCAGGACAATGGAACGATAGCCTTCAGAGAGACAACGGCCAGGCTATGGCCAGAGAGCTCTACAGTGAATACTCCAGCATGAGGAGGACTAGAGAAGGTTTGGGGGACTATGGTGCTTCCTCTGATATGAGCTACATAATGGACCCATCGTCCAGAGACTGGAGCGAAGGCTCATTGAGGGGTAGTGGTGCTCCCTTCTCCGCAGACACAGATGGGGATGTTGATGGAGATCCTGTGGAGCTCAGTGTGGAGGACCTGGAGCtcatagaggagaagagagctgtTCTTGCTTTGCAAAAGGTTAAACACGGAGCTAAGGACATGCCTAAAACACAGACTGCACACACAACAGCGAAGGGCATGTCTAAACCGAGGAAGGCGAACAATAGAACATTCAACAGTAATGTCGCGGACCAGTCGTCACGCATATGCCTACCTCTTAAACGGAGGATGCTGGACATTCTGAGTAAG GATACCCCTGCCAAGCTGAAGAAACAAAACAAGATGCGAGCATTGGATCTGATGATTAGAGCTCCCCTAGAAAATGAAGAGGCCCGTCCTCTGAGACTGAGGGTTTTAATGAACCAGCGACGCTATCCCGACAATGAGGAG GTGGTCCCGAATGATAAATGGCAAATTCAGAGGCCAGTTCATTCACTCAGGACACAGGAGAAAGACATAGCAGCCACAGGCTTCCAGCGCTTCCTCAATGTCCTCAATAAAGGGGTGGACCTCAACAAGCTCTCAAAGATCGTCAACAACAAAAATGGGTTACTCATTGTGGGCGAGGAGCTACCACAAGTTTGGCCGACTCTGCCCGAGGGTCATGTTGACTCCAGCAGTAGATCCAAGTCTTCTCTAGTTGAGAAGACGAAGGTGAGGCTTGAGGATGAGCAGCGGCACGAGCAGATGCAGACCCTGCTGGAGATCGTTGGGCTGGACTTGGGGGTTGAGGAGTTGGGTCAGCTGACAGACAGGACCAATGACAGGCTGTATGGGAAGATGGGAGACTTGAAAAGGAAGGAGTTCGAGAATgagaagggggacagagaaaAAGGAAAGCGAGCCTTCATTTAA